Proteins found in one Leguminivora glycinivorella isolate SPB_JAAS2020 chromosome 4, LegGlyc_1.1, whole genome shotgun sequence genomic segment:
- the LOC125225043 gene encoding uncharacterized protein LOC125225043 isoform X3 — MPFKFSKGSQNKETVLTISERGITTLQTAVVYANPLGDKNNVLCKYRLILDPGSQRSYVTFQAAKELKLPVEEESLLTIFTFGEDPPKEIHSPIVILQLVTRTNKKIVIQANCVQRISRGFIPNVKLRGVPESYVLADDGSVSGQVQILIGNDYYFNIIYETKIQLDSNLFLVDSALGWIVSGKTEPQLEEESYVVTYAQTCIETKLHQPDSPLCDGDIKNLWELECIGICDSPKATREEEAIKNFNETTVKINNRYTVSWPWITYPPDLPNNFGIAFGRLSSLLKRMDQETLMSYDDTFKQQLAKGIIEVVPTSGTSTGNAIHYLPFHGVRHRGKPMRIVYDASSKSNKNTKSLNECLYRGPLMLEDLTGLLIKFRTHHIGLTSDIEKAFLQMALHEKDRDVTRFLWLKDTSKPVSQDNLLYLRFCRVPFGVISSPFLLNATIKEHLNNAEDQHVRQKANDIYVDNFVSGCSTTAEAIELYKSLKGSFQDISMSLRDWSSNSEEFMKMVPDTCKENKIKVLGLEWDIKKDTLQLKPNLQEEAVTKRGILKTIASIYDPCGYAAPHTLSAKLFLQGLWKAGVSWDSPLSSELTEEWNIIRQNLEVIGKVSVDRCYMKTPTEANYQLHCFTDASLQAYAASVFLVCGSKKSFIMGKSRLIPTKDQDNLKIPRLELLGVLIGCRLMKFVLKFLQQKIVRQVLWTDSQIVIEWCKSNKLLPPFVARRVEEIKTNKDLEIRYLPSSLNPADVGTRPLRAEEDKEKWLNGPQFITEDPQKWPTTSGSEPTSSLLTGEGLGFQEDIEMVDKEDPVVNVNPMKTEEIITPNEVIGNNQSTDDKLHKLKEIQAKYFPLEVEGKETNLSRNLGVFKDIDDLLRCKGRMKNANWSFDKRYPILIPKESDFTKEIIMKTHQENKHVGVSHTLDKIREMYWIPQGRSKVQRILKGCPECMKHDGGPYRLPETPALPKERVNYSSPFTYVGTV; from the exons ATGCCCTTCAAATTTTCCAAAGGATCCCAAAACAAAGAAACAGTCTTGACTATTTCAGAAAGAGGAATCACCACTCTACAGACAGCTGTTGTTTATGCTAACCCCTTAGGTGATAAGAATAATGTATTGTGTAAATACCGTTTAATTTTAGACCCAGGGTCTCAACGTTCTTATGTCACATTTCAAGCGGCCAAGGAGTTGAAGCTTCCAGTCGAAGAAGAAAGTCTCTTGACAATTTTCACCTTCGGTGAAGATCCTCCGAAGGAAATACATAGTCCTATAGTGATTCTACAGTTAGTAACTAGAACAAATAAGAAGATAGTTATACAAGCTAACTGTGTCCAACGCATTTCAAGAGGATTCATCCCAAATGTCAAGTTACGGGGCGTACCCGAGTCTTATGTACTGGCGGATGATGGTTCTGTAAGCGGACAGGTGCAGATTCTAATCGGAAACGACTACTActttaacattatttatgaaaCTAAGATACAACTAGATAGTAACTTGTTTCTAGTGGATTCTGCCCTTGGATGGATAGTCAGTGGCAAGACGGAACCACAGCTTGAAGAGGAATCATATGTAGTGACTTATGCTCAAACTTGTATTGAAACGAAGCTTCATCAACCAGATTCACCTCTTTGTGATGGAGACATTAAAAACCTTTGGGAATTGGAATGTATAGGAATTTGTGATTCACCTAAAGCAACAAGAGAAGAAGAAgctattaaaaattttaatgaaactacagtaaaaattaacaatagaTACACGGTAAGCTGGCCATGGATAACTTATCCGCCTGACTTACCTAATAACTTTGGAATCGCCTTTGGGCGTCTGTCAAGTTTACTGAAGCGCATGGACCAAGAAACCTTAATGTCATACGACGATACATTTAAACAACAATTAGCTAAGGGTATAATAGAAGTCGTACCCACATCAGGAACGTCAACTGGTAACGCTATTCACTACCTACCCTTCCATGGAGTACGTCATCGAGGAAAACCTATGCGAATCGTGTATGATGCTAGTTCCAAGAGTAACAAGAACACCAAGAGTCTGAACGAGTGCTTATACAGAGGACCACTCATGCTTGAAGACCTTACAGGGTTACTCATCAAATTCAGGACACATCACATAGGATTGACGTCCGACATAGAAAAGGCGTTTTTACAGATGGCATTACACGAGAAGGATCGTGACGTTACCAGATTCTTATGGCTTAAAGATACCTCTAAACCAGTATCTCAGGATAACCTACTTTACCTAAGATTCTGCAGAGTTCCATTCGGCGTGATATCTTCACCGTTTCTACTGAATGCGACTATTAAAGAACATTTAAATAATGCAGAAGATCAGCATGTCAGGCAGAAAGCGAATGACATATACGTAGACAACTTTGTTTCAGGCTGTAGTACTACAGCTGAAGCAATAGAGCTTTACAAAAGTTTAAAAGGATCTTTTCAAGATATTTCAATGTCACTCAGGGATTGGAGTTCTAACTCCGAAGAATTCATGAAGATGGTCCCTGATACATGTAAAGAAAACAAGATAAAAGTACTTGGCTTAGAGTGGGACATAAAAAAGGACACCCTCCAGCTGAAGCCCAACCTCCAAGAGGAAGCAGTCACAAAAAGAGGAATACTGAAGACTATCGCATCAATTTATGACCCGTGCGGTTACGCGGCACCTCATACATTATCAGCTAAACTTTTTCTGCAAGGACTTTGGAAGGCCGGAGTATCTTGGGACTCACCATTATCAAGCGAGCTAACAGAAGAGTGGAACATCATCCGACAGAACCTAGAAGTCATAGGAAAGGTATCGGTGGATAGATGTTACATGAAGACACCAACGGAAGCGAATTACCAACTGCACTGCTTCACAGATGCTTCACTACAAGCCTACGCAGCATCGGTGTTTCTAGTCTGTGGCTCGAAGAAAAGCTTTATCATGGGTAAATCCCGTCTGATACCAACCAAGGATCAAGATAACCTCAAGATACCCCGTCTAGAACTTCTGGGAGTACTGATAGGCTGTAGACTGATGAAGTTCGTCCTTAAGTTTCTGCAACAGAAAATAGTAAGACAAGTCTTATGGACCGATAGTCAGATTGTCATCGAATGGTGTAAGTCTAACAAACTACTTCCTCCCTTCGTTGCCAGACGAGTAGAAGAAATCAAGACAAACAAAGACCTGGAGATAAGATATCTACCATCAAGCTTGAACCCAGCAGATGTAGGCACAAGACCCCTTCGTGCAGAGGAGGATAAGGAGAAATGGCTGAATGGTCCGCAGTTTATAACAGAAGATCCACAGAAATGGCCAACCACATCCGGCAGTGAGCCAACCAGTTCTCTTCTGACAGGGGAGGGTCTTGGGTTCCAAGAAGACATAGAGATGGTCGATAAAGAAGATCCAGTTGTTAATGTCAACCCGATGAAAACGGAGGAAATTATAACACCAAATGAAGTGATAGGAAATAATCAGTCAACAGACGACAAGCttcataaattaaaagaaattcaAGCTAAATATTTTCCTCTAGAGGTAGAAGGAAAAGAAACCAATCTAAGTCGAAACTTAGGAGTATTCAAGGACATTGATGACCTATTGAGATGCAAAGGTCGTATGAAAAACGCAAACTGGTCGTTCGACAAACGATACCCTATACTCATACCAAAAGAGTCAGATTTCACGAAGGAAATTATAATGAAAACTCATCAAGAGAACAAACATGTAGGTGTCAGCCACACGCTTGATAAAATAAGAGAAATGTATTGGATTCCTCAAGGAAGAAGTAAAGTCCAACGGATACTAAAGGGATGCCCTGAATGTATGAAACATGATGGAGGACCTTATAGACTACCAGAAACCCCTGCTCTTCCTAAAGAGAGAGTCAATTACAGCTCTCCTTTTACGTACGTTG GAACAGTGTAA